One genomic window of Ostrinia nubilalis chromosome W, ilOstNubi1.1, whole genome shotgun sequence includes the following:
- the LOC135086349 gene encoding uncharacterized protein LOC135086349 produces the protein MADDKIKEVKLLQNHNKIYEKAVKINGIYVKSYIDTGSQVNVLSTHVSKLLHLETTPSSTTLKGFSGKHLPSRGEVIFELEIDGIKSPCRAHLTDVDMGSIHLLVGQPIINSDGMALVVCDGKANLKQDVDFIHNMDVIEERTRFKVITTEKESLLPGLSIIKVNVLDNENNNDVVTTPQHYELQGVSYSIPATLLRGATGYIKVINSGTRNIEWKEGEVLTRADSCAASPPNDVQDGRM, from the exons ATGGCCGATGACAAAATCAAAGAAGTCAAACTGCTACAAAACCATAACAAGATTTACGAGAAAGCTGTTAAGATCAACGGAATATACGTCAAATCGTATATTGACACCGGTAGTCAAGTAAATGTGCTCTCTACTCACGTGTCAAAGCTGTTACATCTCGAAACCACTCCATCAAGCACTACACTCAAGGGATTCTCGGGAAAACATCTACCCAGTCGCGGAGAAGTAATCTTTGAACTGGAAATAGACGGCATAAAGTCACCCTGCAGGGCTCATCTGACCGACGTTGATATGGGGAGTATTCATCTATTGGTAGGCCAACCTATTATCAATAGCGATGGCATGGCCTTAGTAGTCTGTGACGGTAAAGCTAACCTCAAACAAGACGTCGATTTTATACACAACATGGACGTAATTGAAGAGCGAACACGATTCAAGGTCATCACTACGGAAAAAGAATCCCTACTGCCTGGCCTGTCCATCATTAAGGTCAACGTGCTGGACAATGAAAACAACAATGACGTCGTCACCACGCCACAACACTACGAGCTGCAAGGAGTCTCCTATTCAATTCCTGCCACCTTACTGCGGGGCGCCACCGGGTACATCAAGGTCATCAACAGCGGCACACGGAACATCGAGTGGAAGGAGGGTGAGGTGCTCACCAGAGCCGACAGCTGCGCCGCTTCACCGCCAAATGATGTTCAG gatggccgaatgtaa